In Malania oleifera isolate guangnan ecotype guangnan chromosome 8, ASM2987363v1, whole genome shotgun sequence, a single window of DNA contains:
- the LOC131162039 gene encoding protein EPIDERMAL PATTERNING FACTOR 2-like isoform X2: MNSSIGARQSFLLAILFTVTVMLGASLHLSPHHRNGNGDGGGAHVLAEPEVYPTSGSRLPDCTHACGACFPCKRVTVSFKCSVAESCPIVYRCMCKGKYYHVPSN; this comes from the exons ATGAACTCCTCCATTGGAGCTCGCCAATCTTTCCTACTGGCGATTCTCTTCACTGTGACTGTTATGCTGGGTGCCAGCCTTCACTTGTCTCCCCATCACCGTA ATGGAAATGGAGATGGAGGTGGAGCTCATGTTTTGGCAGAGCCAGAGGTTTATCCGACGAGTGGTTCAAGGTTACCGGACTGCACGCACGCGTGTGGGGCGTGCTTCCCCTGCAAGAGGGTGACCGTCAGCTTCAAGTGCTCCGTTGCAGAGTCATGCCCCATCGTCTACAGGTGCATGTGTAAAGGCAAATACTACCACGTCCCTTCTAATTAA
- the LOC131162039 gene encoding protein EPIDERMAL PATTERNING FACTOR 2-like isoform X1 gives MNSSIGARQSFLLAILFTVTVMLGASLHLSPHHRNIKDGGNADGNGDGGGAHVLAEPEVYPTSGSRLPDCTHACGACFPCKRVTVSFKCSVAESCPIVYRCMCKGKYYHVPSN, from the exons ATGAACTCCTCCATTGGAGCTCGCCAATCTTTCCTACTGGCGATTCTCTTCACTGTGACTGTTATGCTGGGTGCCAGCCTTCACTTGTCTCCCCATCACCGTA ATATAAAGGATGGCGGCAATGCAGATGGAAATGGAGATGGAGGTGGAGCTCATGTTTTGGCAGAGCCAGAGGTTTATCCGACGAGTGGTTCAAGGTTACCGGACTGCACGCACGCGTGTGGGGCGTGCTTCCCCTGCAAGAGGGTGACCGTCAGCTTCAAGTGCTCCGTTGCAGAGTCATGCCCCATCGTCTACAGGTGCATGTGTAAAGGCAAATACTACCACGTCCCTTCTAATTAA